One stretch of Paenibacillus sp. AN1007 DNA includes these proteins:
- a CDS encoding nucleoside triphosphate pyrophosphohydrolase translates to MPTYNKLVRDKIPHIITSSGKECRTRILDPEEYKQELRTKLSEESEEYLSAGSNQEALEELADMLEVIRALAEVHGANAAQLDKLRADKAEARGGFQERVYLIDVDEA, encoded by the coding sequence ATGCCTACATACAACAAATTGGTGCGGGACAAAATTCCGCATATTATCACATCCAGCGGTAAGGAGTGCCGGACGCGCATTCTGGACCCGGAGGAATATAAGCAAGAATTGAGAACAAAGCTGAGTGAAGAGTCGGAAGAATACTTGAGTGCAGGAAGCAATCAGGAAGCGCTGGAGGAACTGGCAGATATGCTCGAAGTGATCCGGGCGCTGGCAGAGGTACATGGAGCTAATGCGGCGCAGCTGGACAAGCTGCGTGCAGATAAAGCCGAGGCACGCGGAGGATTTCAGGAGAGAGTGTATCTGATCGATGTCGACGAAGCTTAA
- a CDS encoding WXG100 family type VII secretion target, translating into MSTIKVTPEQLLHVSKQIEQGRQQLESIRSDLIARIGFIESQWTGATQERFFYDFLQSRPVLDRALESMVKSSQDLKIIAERFKQADQEQVSVGAVAGSIALQKMVSNSNHNSDKTEYTMVYNTQFRKMMPTDKDGNVTPETLRAYERDTGSLDMKSAPDVEPEGEDIMQYQVNELKNGVYPFSGEPVSENRARLLITSLQASNMLMAFTGMYKRGYKVPKNGLKLSKDVVAKPGHVPNKTLNDNPILSKTNKGLEVQYTNHAGNRIVWVEQNPKNIPHAINAAKNSRDTGKVVEGKVGEFVESHVGVTGFGVEVKNVDNKLRVTDLDVVTNSQIIEVKKSAGAVKIDQIDRLVDINHKEFFNHNKKEVVLYIDAPLENTGPIASGKIDYAKSKGVKVVNSLDELREVLK; encoded by the coding sequence ATGAGTACAATTAAAGTAACACCAGAGCAACTACTACATGTATCTAAACAAATTGAGCAAGGAAGACAACAACTGGAATCAATACGAAGTGACCTTATTGCACGGATCGGTTTCATCGAGTCACAATGGACGGGAGCCACACAGGAACGGTTTTTCTATGATTTTCTGCAATCTCGTCCTGTACTGGATCGTGCACTGGAAAGTATGGTTAAATCTTCACAGGATCTCAAGATCATTGCCGAGAGGTTCAAACAAGCGGATCAGGAACAGGTTAGCGTGGGGGCAGTTGCTGGTTCGATCGCATTGCAGAAAATGGTGTCTAATTCAAACCACAATTCGGATAAAACAGAGTACACGATGGTATATAATACGCAATTCCGTAAAATGATGCCAACGGATAAAGACGGTAATGTAACACCAGAGACACTTCGTGCGTATGAGAGAGATACCGGGTCACTGGACATGAAATCTGCACCTGATGTTGAGCCTGAGGGTGAGGATATCATGCAGTATCAGGTCAATGAATTGAAGAATGGGGTATACCCATTCTCAGGAGAACCCGTTTCCGAGAATAGGGCTAGGCTGCTTATAACCAGCCTGCAAGCCAGTAATATGTTGATGGCTTTTACGGGAATGTATAAAAGGGGCTATAAGGTTCCGAAAAATGGATTGAAGTTATCAAAGGATGTAGTAGCGAAGCCCGGTCACGTTCCCAACAAAACATTGAATGATAACCCTATACTCAGCAAAACGAACAAAGGATTAGAAGTACAATATACTAACCATGCTGGTAACAGAATTGTATGGGTTGAGCAAAATCCTAAAAATATACCTCATGCTATAAATGCTGCAAAAAATAGCCGTGATACAGGTAAAGTTGTTGAGGGGAAAGTCGGTGAATTTGTAGAAAGTCATGTTGGGGTAACTGGATTTGGAGTGGAAGTTAAAAATGTGGATAATAAATTAAGAGTTACGGATCTGGATGTTGTTACAAACTCGCAAATTATTGAAGTGAAAAAATCAGCGGGAGCAGTGAAAATAGACCAAATCGATAGACTCGTGGATATAAATCATAAAGAGTTTTTTAATCATAATAAGAAGGAAGTTGTTTTATATATTGACGCACCGCTGGAAAATACGGGTCCAATTGCATCTGGGAAAATCGATTATGCAAAAAGTAAGGGCGTAAAAGTAGTTAACTCGTTGGATGAATTAAGGGAGGTACTGAAATAA
- a CDS encoding sigma-70 family RNA polymerase sigma factor has translation MTILDRLSTKYRTELEQIEMLVRRTKEGDKEAFDEIIRHFEKPMYIYCYHMLRSKEEAEDALQEIFIKVYERIKKYQPTVSFSAWVYKIAYHYCLNQIRGKKRWYKFLERYKHVQTHTRENESTLLFQDQMRLLTAEEKHIVLLRIIYFYNFNEISEMMNLKPATVRKKYERIRKKLQVENMDEGGTQHASFAKFN, from the coding sequence GTGACTATTCTGGACAGGCTGAGCACGAAATATAGAACAGAACTAGAGCAGATCGAGATGTTGGTCAGGAGAACGAAAGAAGGAGATAAAGAGGCTTTTGATGAGATCATCAGGCACTTTGAAAAACCGATGTATATCTATTGCTATCATATGCTTAGAAGCAAAGAAGAAGCAGAAGATGCTCTTCAGGAAATTTTCATCAAGGTCTATGAACGAATCAAGAAGTATCAACCCACAGTTTCCTTCTCAGCTTGGGTATATAAAATCGCATACCACTATTGCTTGAATCAGATTAGAGGCAAAAAACGCTGGTATAAGTTTTTGGAGCGCTATAAACATGTTCAAACCCATACTCGAGAGAATGAGAGTACTCTCCTATTCCAAGATCAGATGAGACTGCTAACAGCGGAGGAGAAACATATCGTACTTCTTCGAATTATTTATTTTTATAACTTTAATGAGATTAGCGAGATGATGAACCTCAAGCCAGCTACAGTCCGCAAAAAATACGAGCGCATTCGCAAGAAGCTACAAGTTGAGAATATGGACGAAGGAGGGACACAGCATGCATCGTTTGCCAAATTCAACTAA
- a CDS encoding WXG100 family type VII secretion target yields MTRIQVHPDELEKNARLLQQSKQQLGKIVYELDKTMYLLQSEWSGVTSERFFWDFMNIKEHVFPSTLGLLDKFQNKITETLSAFKKADHSEGEMLQIPDKLEPNFAAGLIDKAIGDTVTGIGETIEAFIYNPFSTLGSLGYDLTVGKIVDVGRGIGFAWDTAWGTGTARSDIEQFVNEQKKQLSEDESGYYKGAVVGQALSYFLFGKALHSKDHHGSGGSSGSGESKKEPEKGSGKEGDASTVQTQKGIIKSFKHLTEFEKNTLMQRARDGVISPEKWTGTISGVKEFKNVDEFKIADRWLREGKNVEKLADVKGKDGNLVPGADFNVDEVIIEAKTAKSRNINTTSKKAIEAINRQGENVVIDGREIGYTLEDAKRIIEIINRKTGGKGNTEIWINDGSVIKN; encoded by the coding sequence ATGACACGGATTCAGGTGCACCCGGATGAGCTGGAAAAAAACGCCCGTCTGCTGCAGCAGAGTAAACAGCAGCTCGGCAAAATTGTCTATGAATTGGACAAGACGATGTATTTGTTACAATCGGAATGGTCGGGTGTGACGAGCGAGAGGTTTTTTTGGGATTTTATGAATATTAAAGAGCATGTATTCCCCTCTACACTTGGGCTGCTGGATAAATTTCAGAATAAGATAACGGAGACATTAAGCGCATTCAAAAAAGCAGACCATTCAGAAGGGGAAATGCTGCAAATCCCGGATAAGCTGGAGCCCAATTTTGCTGCGGGATTGATTGATAAAGCCATCGGCGATACGGTTACAGGCATTGGCGAGACCATAGAGGCATTCATCTATAATCCATTCAGTACATTGGGCAGCCTGGGCTATGATCTGACGGTTGGTAAAATCGTCGACGTTGGACGCGGAATAGGATTTGCCTGGGACACCGCATGGGGCACAGGTACAGCAAGATCCGACATCGAGCAGTTTGTAAACGAGCAGAAAAAACAGCTGAGTGAGGATGAGTCAGGGTACTATAAAGGAGCGGTAGTAGGCCAAGCCCTCTCTTATTTTCTATTTGGCAAGGCTTTGCATTCGAAGGATCATCACGGATCGGGTGGATCAAGTGGGTCAGGGGAAAGTAAGAAGGAGCCGGAGAAGGGGAGTGGGAAAGAGGGGGATGCCAGCACTGTTCAGACACAAAAGGGAATAATTAAGTCTTTTAAACATTTGACTGAATTTGAGAAAAATACTCTAATGCAAAGAGCACGTGATGGAGTTATTAGTCCTGAAAAATGGACAGGAACTATATCAGGCGTGAAAGAGTTTAAGAACGTTGATGAATTTAAAATAGCTGATAGGTGGCTCCGAGAAGGGAAGAATGTGGAAAAGTTAGCTGATGTTAAGGGAAAGGATGGGAACTTAGTTCCGGGTGCTGACTTTAATGTAGATGAAGTAATTATTGAAGCAAAAACAGCTAAAAGTAGAAATATAAATACCACTTCTAAAAAAGCCATTGAGGCAATCAATAGACAAGGAGAAAATGTTGTAATAGACGGTAGAGAGATTGGATATACGCTTGAGGATGCAAAACGGATTATAGAAATAATCAATAGAAAGACGGGAGGAAAAGGAAATACAGAGATTTGGATAAATGACGGATCCGTTATTAAAAATTAA
- a CDS encoding Imm7 family immunity protein, protein MIGYHHDFVFETIEQYIEDVQPNVDVLDMKVINGQYHLWMSGLWNHEPSSKFHPVEIMKNVGIQAPGSYGMLYVYNDEHPIHFNEFNVYVLKRGNVEEKHDPFLSPLTPVVTDDSEF, encoded by the coding sequence ATGATCGGGTATCATCATGATTTTGTTTTCGAAACAATTGAACAATACATTGAGGATGTACAGCCGAATGTAGATGTTTTAGATATGAAGGTGATCAATGGACAATACCATCTTTGGATGAGTGGACTATGGAATCATGAGCCTTCATCCAAATTTCATCCGGTGGAAATAATGAAGAATGTAGGAATCCAAGCCCCCGGCTCATACGGTATGCTCTATGTGTATAATGATGAACACCCAATACATTTTAATGAGTTTAATGTATATGTTCTTAAAAGAGGTAATGTTGAAGAAAAACATGACCCATTTTTGTCACCATTAACACCCGTTGTAACCGATGATTCTGAATTTTAG
- a CDS encoding deaminase domain-containing protein, translating to MTSEKFFWDFMNIKEHVFPSTLGLLDIFQNKIKKTLSAFKKADHSEGEMLQIPEMLQIPDKLEPNFAAGLIDKAIGDTVTGIGETIEAFLYNPFSTLGSLGYNLTVGKIIDVGRGIGFAWDTAWGTGTARSDIEQFVNEQKKQLGQDESGYYKGAVVGQALSYFLFGKALHSKDHHGSGGSSGSWESKKEPEKGSGKEGTGNTKLPNRKIDSLHEKVQNARGDINREIEKIRNSDEYKDLSKTQRDKLDRKLRKLSNGNVAVADVSMPGIKKEFQAHSQIHSADSVGSNIGDFSYSKVDKSLKSYVDDEFPRFNDTEAKILEDIASQIKDPNVKGRIDLFTELDACQSCSNLIMEFRRKFPNIELNVYSKSMK from the coding sequence GTGACCAGCGAGAAGTTTTTTTGGGATTTTATGAATATTAAAGAGCATGTATTTCCCTCTACACTTGGGCTGCTGGATATATTTCAGAATAAGATAAAGAAGACATTAAGTGCATTCAAAAAAGCAGACCATTCAGAAGGGGAAATGCTGCAAATCCCGGAAATGCTGCAAATTCCGGATAAGCTGGAGCCCAATTTTGCTGCGGGATTGATTGATAAAGCCATTGGCGATACGGTTACAGGCATTGGCGAGACCATAGAGGCATTCCTCTATAATCCATTCAGTACATTGGGCAGCCTGGGCTATAATCTGACGGTTGGTAAAATCATCGACGTTGGACGCGGAATAGGATTTGCCTGGGATACCGCGTGGGGCACAGGAACAGCAAGATCCGACATCGAGCAGTTTGTAAACGAGCAGAAAAAACAGCTGGGTCAGGACGAGTCAGGGTACTATAAAGGGGCAGTAGTAGGCCAAGCACTTTCTTATTTTCTCTTTGGCAAGGCTTTGCATTCGAAGGATCATCACGGATCGGGTGGATCAAGTGGGTCATGGGAAAGTAAGAAGGAACCGGAGAAGGGGAGTGGGAAAGAGGGAACGGGTAATACTAAATTACCTAATCGTAAAATAGACAGCCTACATGAAAAGGTTCAAAATGCAAGAGGTGATATTAACAGAGAAATAGAAAAAATAAGAAATTCCGACGAATATAAAGATCTTTCAAAAACACAGAGAGATAAACTTGATAGAAAACTAAGAAAATTAAGTAATGGAAATGTCGCAGTGGCAGATGTGAGTATGCCTGGTATTAAAAAAGAATTTCAAGCACACAGTCAGATCCATTCTGCTGATAGCGTTGGTAGTAATATCGGGGATTTCAGTTATTCTAAAGTTGATAAGTCATTAAAAAGTTATGTAGATGATGAATTTCCAAGATTTAATGACACGGAAGCAAAAATTCTCGAAGATATTGCTTCTCAAATAAAAGACCCTAATGTTAAAGGGCGAATTGATTTGTTTACAGAATTAGATGCGTGTCAAAGTTGTTCCAATCTAATCATGGAATTTAGACGTAAGTTCCCGAATATTGAGTTGAATGTTTATTCTAAAAGTATGAAATAA
- a CDS encoding DUF4183 domain-containing protein — MPLVTPFQNSLRFAATIGDGTGTGATFAIAATAFTDDAGTAATAFPGTFNYYNLYINGLMQTADTSSVTTTTLTIPGGDALNDGTPIVVQFVVS; from the coding sequence ATGCCGCTTGTTACACCATTTCAGAACAGTTTGAGATTTGCTGCGACTATTGGTGATGGAACAGGAACCGGAGCAACGTTTGCCATTGCTGCGACAGCTTTTACAGACGATGCAGGTACGGCCGCAACAGCTTTTCCAGGCACGTTCAATTACTATAATCTCTACATTAATGGCCTTATGCAGACAGCAGACACATCCTCGGTTACCACCACTACACTTACAATCCCGGGTGGAGATGCATTAAATGATGGTACTCCCATTGTTGTACAATTTGTAGTGTCATAA
- a CDS encoding DUF4183 domain-containing protein yields MKHTNKVKTTLHSLRKRHSSAKRCNNIPRKRKKRYAIRKALGRTKCACKQRVRQKKVSRRHRNSTFTPPETQGLISQQGSQGLAGPRGEQGEAGSSGVQGVAGPRGERGEPGRAGAHGLIGPQGVAGEQGPSGVQGPAGPRGEQGEPGSPGAQGLVGPQGVGGEQGPPGVQGPAGPRGEQGEPGSTGAQGPVGPQGVVGEQGPPGVQGPTGPPGEQGPPGSVPGIQIIPTSDRYFYFPDTDLDLSNSLTVAAAEFVNDEGGSISQFAGIGMTSYYNLYINGIVQPGNSYVLTADGLFIPSQIGVLFAETPVIIEIVQLTAVILNN; encoded by the coding sequence TTGAAGCATACGAACAAGGTGAAAACGACTCTTCACTCATTAAGAAAGAGACATTCTTCAGCTAAACGCTGTAATAATATTCCGAGAAAACGTAAGAAACGGTATGCGATACGTAAAGCTTTGGGAAGAACAAAATGTGCTTGTAAGCAGCGTGTGAGACAAAAGAAGGTATCCCGCAGACACAGAAATAGTACATTCACTCCTCCCGAAACACAGGGACTGATCTCACAACAAGGTTCCCAAGGCCTGGCAGGCCCGCGGGGTGAGCAGGGGGAAGCAGGCAGTTCAGGAGTACAAGGTGTCGCTGGTCCTCGCGGCGAACGCGGTGAACCGGGAAGAGCGGGAGCCCACGGCCTGATTGGCCCTCAAGGTGTCGCAGGTGAGCAAGGCCCCTCTGGAGTGCAGGGACCTGCTGGTCCTCGTGGTGAACAAGGCGAACCGGGAAGTCCGGGAGCTCAAGGTCTGGTTGGCCCTCAAGGTGTCGGCGGTGAGCAGGGGCCTCCCGGAGTGCAGGGACCTGCTGGTCCTCGTGGTGAACAAGGCGAACCGGGAAGCACGGGAGCCCAAGGTCCGGTTGGTCCTCAAGGTGTCGTCGGTGAGCAGGGGCCTCCCGGAGTGCAGGGACCAACGGGGCCTCCGGGTGAGCAAGGCCCACCGGGCAGTGTCCCCGGAATTCAGATCATTCCTACATCAGACCGCTACTTTTATTTTCCTGACACTGATTTGGATTTGTCGAACTCGCTTACGGTTGCTGCTGCTGAATTTGTTAATGATGAGGGAGGAAGCATATCTCAATTTGCAGGGATCGGCATGACGAGTTACTACAATCTTTATATTAATGGGATCGTACAGCCTGGCAATTCGTATGTGTTAACTGCGGATGGTTTATTCATTCCATCTCAAATCGGTGTCCTGTTTGCTGAAACACCTGTCATTATTGAAATTGTTCAATTAACGGCGGTGATCCTTAACAATTGA
- a CDS encoding WXG100 family type VII secretion target, which produces MTRIQVHPDELEKNARLLQQSKQQLGKIVYELDKTMYLLQSEWSGVTSEKFFWDFMNIKESVFPSALGLLDKFQNKITGTLSAFKKADHSEGEMMQIPDKLEPNFAAGLIDKAIGDTVTGIGETIEAFLYNPFSTMGSLGYDLTVGKIIDIGRGIGFAWDTAWGTGTARSDIEQFVNEQKKQLSEDESGYYKGAVVGQALSYFLFGKALHSKDHYGSGGSSGSGEGKKESEKGSGKEGTGKSSYITNPAEMKKHIISPEDGFQAFLERKYIDIRKSGIEDISTVAKNTGLADEQVLNMKKHLFLDTKDLSVGGKPYENLYFQADPDVAHAWQLAQKGELNDKQKTWFRELANHELKEKELMDGGMPLRDPSTWNGKGFDIQPEKNAHDKANLTDKQPTRDFPGYDKYKEYEENIDKDLDY; this is translated from the coding sequence ATGACACGGATTCAGGTGCACCCGGATGAGCTGGAAAAAAACGCCCGTCTGCTGCAGCAGAGTAAACAGCAGCTCGGCAAGATTGTCTATGAATTGGACAAGACGATGTATTTGTTGCAATCGGAATGGTCGGGTGTGACCAGCGAGAAGTTTTTTTGGGATTTTATGAATATCAAAGAGAGTGTGTTCCCCTCTGCACTTGGGCTGTTGGATAAATTTCAGAATAAGATAACGGGGACATTAAGCGCATTCAAAAAAGCTGACCATTCAGAAGGGGAAATGATGCAAATCCCGGATAAACTTGAGCCCAATTTTGCTGCGGGATTGATTGATAAAGCCATCGGCGACACGGTTACAGGCATTGGCGAGACCATAGAGGCATTCCTCTATAATCCATTCAGTACAATGGGCAGCCTGGGCTATGATCTGACGGTTGGTAAAATCATCGACATTGGACGCGGAATAGGATTTGCCTGGGATACCGCATGGGGGACGGGAACAGCAAGATCCGACATCGAGCAGTTTGTAAACGAGCAGAAAAAACAGCTGAGTGAGGATGAGTCAGGGTACTATAAAGGAGCGGTAGTAGGCCAAGCCCTCTCTTATTTTCTATTTGGCAAGGCTTTACATTCGAAAGATCATTACGGATCGGGTGGATCAAGTGGGTCAGGGGAAGGTAAGAAGGAGTCGGAGAAAGGTAGTGGGAAAGAGGGAACGGGTAAATCAAGTTATATAACCAATCCTGCTGAAATGAAAAAGCACATCATCTCACCAGAAGATGGATTTCAAGCATTTCTTGAGAGGAAGTATATTGATATACGAAAATCAGGGATTGAAGATATTAGCACAGTAGCTAAAAATACAGGATTGGCAGACGAACAGGTATTGAACATGAAGAAGCATTTGTTTTTAGATACAAAGGATTTATCTGTAGGTGGTAAGCCTTATGAAAACTTATATTTCCAAGCAGATCCTGATGTTGCACATGCATGGCAGTTAGCTCAAAAGGGAGAACTAAATGACAAACAGAAAACCTGGTTTAGAGAGCTTGCGAACCATGAATTGAAAGAAAAAGAACTAATGGATGGAGGTATGCCTTTAAGAGACCCATCCACTTGGAATGGAAAAGGGTTTGATATACAACCTGAGAAGAATGCACATGATAAGGCAAATTTAACTGATAAACAACCTACACGTGATTTCCCGGGTTATGACAAGTATAAGGAATATGAAGAGAATATTGATAAGGACCTGGACTATTAA
- a CDS encoding DUF4183 domain-containing protein, which produces MPLVTPFQNSLRFAATIGDGTGTGATFAIAATAFTNDAGTAATAFPGTFNYYNLYINGLMQTADTSSVTTTTLTIPGGDALNDGTPIVVQFIVS; this is translated from the coding sequence ATGCCACTTGTTACACCATTTCAGAACAGTTTAAGATTTGCAGCGACTATTGGGGATGGAACAGGAACCGGAGCAACGTTTGCAATCGCTGCGACGGCTTTTACAAACGATGCAGGTACGGCCGCAACAGCTTTTCCAGGCACGTTCAATTACTATAATCTCTACATTAATGGCCTTATGCAAACAGCAGACACATCCTCGGTTACCACCACTACACTTACAATCCCCGGCGGAGATGCATTAAATGATGGCACTCCCATTGTCGTACAATTTATAGTGTCATAG
- a CDS encoding DUF4183 domain-containing protein: MKHTNQAKTTLHSLRRRHSSTKGCNNNPRKRKKRYTIRKALGGKRSASKQRVRQKKACRSRKITAFPGRSDVHPACPELGFESGPAKIEETKTVSLPAAQGLIVQQGSQGLAGPRGEQGEQGSPGAQGPVGPQGMSGEQGPPGVQGPAGPRGEQGEPGSSGVQGPVGPQGVPGEQGPPGVSGPTGPPGEQGEPGSPGAQGPVGPQGVPGEQGPPGVQGPTGPPGEQGPPGSIPGIQIIPTSDRYFYFPDTDLDLSNSVTVSAGEFVDDEGGSISQFAGIGMTSYYNLYINGIVQPGNSYVLTAEGLFIPSQSGVLFAETPVIIEIVQLTAVILNN, from the coding sequence TTGAAGCATACGAACCAAGCAAAAACGACTCTTCACTCATTAAGAAGGAGACATTCCTCCACGAAAGGCTGTAACAATAACCCGAGAAAACGTAAGAAACGGTATACGATACGTAAAGCTTTGGGAGGAAAGCGAAGTGCTTCCAAGCAGCGCGTGAGACAAAAGAAAGCATGCCGCAGCCGCAAAATTACTGCCTTCCCTGGAAGAAGCGATGTTCATCCGGCCTGTCCTGAGCTTGGTTTTGAATCTGGCCCAGCTAAAATTGAAGAAACAAAAACAGTCAGTCTGCCTGCAGCGCAGGGGCTGATCGTACAACAAGGTTCCCAAGGCTTGGCAGGCCCTCGGGGTGAACAAGGCGAACAGGGAAGTCCGGGAGCCCAAGGTCCGGTTGGTCCTCAAGGTATGTCTGGTGAGCAGGGACCTCCCGGAGTGCAGGGACCTGCTGGCCCTCGGGGTGAACAAGGTGAACCGGGAAGTTCGGGAGTCCAAGGTCCGGTTGGCCCCCAAGGTGTGCCTGGTGAGCAGGGACCTCCTGGAGTGTCGGGCCCAACAGGGCCTCCGGGTGAACAAGGCGAACCGGGAAGTCCGGGAGCCCAAGGACCGGTTGGCCCTCAAGGTGTGCCTGGTGAGCAGGGACCTCCTGGAGTACAGGGGCCAACAGGGCCTCCGGGTGAGCAAGGCCCGCCGGGCAGTATCCCCGGGATTCAGATCATTCCTACGTCAGACCGCTACTTTTATTTCCCTGACACTGATTTGGATTTATCGAACTCGGTTACGGTTTCTGCTGGTGAATTTGTTGATGATGAGGGCGGAAGTATATCCCAATTTGCAGGAATAGGCATGACCAGTTACTACAATCTTTATATTAATGGGATCGTACAGCCTGGCAATTCGTATGTGTTAACTGCGGAGGGTTTATTTATTCCATCTCAAAGCGGTGTCCTGTTTGCTGAAACACCTGTCATTATTGAAATTGTTCAATTAACAGCGGTAATCCTTAACAATTGA
- a CDS encoding Imm7 family immunity protein — translation MYQYHGWAVVLASTGDETCYEEVVIFETVEKYIKDLQPNVDVLDIKVINGQYHLWMSGLWNHEPSSKFHPVEIMKNVGIQAPGSYGMLYVYNDEHPIHFNEFNVYVLKRGNVEEKHDPFLSPLIPVVTDDSEF, via the coding sequence ATGTATCAATACCATGGTTGGGCAGTTGTTTTAGCAAGTACAGGTGATGAGACGTGTTATGAAGAAGTAGTTATTTTTGAAACAGTTGAAAAGTATATTAAGGATTTACAGCCGAATGTAGATGTTTTAGACATAAAGGTGATCAACGGACAATACCATCTTTGGATGAGCGGACTATGGAATCATGAGCCTTCTTCCAAATTTCATCCGGTGGAAATAATGAAGAATGTAGGAATCCAAGCCCCCGGCTCATACGGTATGCTCTATGTGTATAATGATGAACACCCAATACATTTTAATGAGTTTAATGTATATGTTCTTAAGAGAGGTAATGTTGAAGAAAAACATGACCCATTTTTGTCTCCATTAATACCCGTTGTAACCGATGATTCCGAATTTTAG
- a CDS encoding restriction endonuclease fold toxin yields the protein MTRIQVHPDELGKNARLLQQSKQQLGKIVYELDKTMYLLQSEWSGVTSEKFFWDFMNIKEHVFPSALGLLDKFQNKITETLSAFKKADHSEGEMLQIPDKLEPNFAAGLIDKAIGDTVTGIGETIEAFIYNPFSTLGSLGYDLTVGKIVDVGRGIGFAWDTAWGTGTARSDIKQFVNEQKKQLSEDESGYYKGAVVGQALSYFLFGKALHSKDHHGSGGSNGSGDGKKEPEKGSGKEGAGDAASRLVTGSGVYTQYSGGLKQASKEDAGADLLAEKLGGQSRMIFNNDPKNREFDTVSDQYIGQTKTSMNNLSSQFREQAKATIEAAVETGRKAYFHFETAPADKVIRQLREYEKRYNVEIIIDISPFNKN from the coding sequence ATGACACGGATTCAGGTGCACCCGGATGAGCTGGGAAAAAACGCCCGTCTGCTGCAGCAGAGTAAACAACAGCTTGGCAAAATTGTTTATGAATTGGACAAGACGATGTATTTGTTACAATCCGAATGGTCGGGTGTGACGAGCGAGAAGTTTTTTTGGGATTTTATGAATATTAAAGAGCATGTATTTCCCTCTGCACTTGGGCTGCTGGATAAATTTCAGAATAAGATAACGGAGACATTAAGCGCATTCAAAAAAGCAGACCATTCAGAAGGGGAAATGCTGCAAATCCCGGATAAGCTGGAGCCCAATTTCGCTGCGGGATTGATTGATAAAGCCATCGGCGATACGGTTACAGGCATTGGCGAGACCATAGAGGCATTCATCTATAATCCATTCAGTACATTGGGCAGCCTGGGCTATGATCTGACGGTTGGTAAAATCGTCGACGTTGGACGCGGAATAGGATTTGCCTGGGACACCGCATGGGGCACAGGTACAGCAAGATCCGACATCAAGCAGTTTGTAAACGAGCAGAAAAAACAGCTGAGTGAGGACGAGTCAGGGTACTATAAAGGAGCGGTGGTAGGCCAAGCCCTCTCTTATTTTCTTTTTGGCAAGGCTTTGCATTCGAAGGATCATCATGGATCGGGTGGATCAAATGGGTCAGGAGATGGTAAGAAGGAGCCGGAGAAGGGGAGTGGGAAAGAGGGGGCGGGTGACGCTGCTTCAAGATTAGTTACGGGTTCAGGTGTCTATACGCAGTATTCAGGTGGACTAAAGCAGGCGTCTAAAGAAGATGCTGGAGCCGATTTGCTTGCAGAAAAACTTGGTGGACAGTCGCGTATGATATTTAATAATGACCCCAAAAATCGAGAATTTGATACAGTTTCTGACCAATACATCGGTCAGACTAAAACATCAATGAATAATCTAAGCTCTCAATTTAGGGAACAGGCAAAGGCCACTATTGAGGCTGCTGTGGAAACAGGTAGAAAGGCATACTTTCATTTCGAGACAGCCCCAGCTGATAAAGTAATTAGACAATTAAGAGAATATGAGAAGAGATACAACGTTGAGATTATAATTGATATCTCACCATTCAATAAGAATTAA